From the Paenibacillus sp. FSL H8-0548 genome, one window contains:
- a CDS encoding aldo/keto reductase, producing MKYRKLGSTDLNVSVIGIGTWQFGGEWGREYSQTEADMILDKGRELGINLIDTAECYGDHLSESLIGDYISRRNREDWIIATKFGHHFHERFTRTDVFGAEGVVAQLDASLKALQTDYIDLYQFHSGPDQAFDNDELWTVLDKQIAVGKIRFLGTSIGSNDNLHQTEASSKVNSRVIQVVYNRLDRAPEERVFPSCEEQGLGVLARVPLASGYLSGKYRPGAVFGDNDVRHRHDKESTRLKLLEVEHIQREEVPQGVTMASWALAWCLKHPAVTAVIPGCKDAEQVEANAKAVELVSEPHPQDINIK from the coding sequence GTGAAATATAGGAAGCTTGGAAGTACAGATCTGAATGTATCCGTGATCGGGATTGGAACCTGGCAGTTCGGAGGAGAATGGGGAAGGGAATATTCGCAGACGGAAGCGGATATGATTTTGGACAAGGGGCGGGAGCTCGGCATTAATTTAATTGATACAGCAGAATGTTACGGTGATCATCTTTCAGAGTCTCTCATCGGGGATTATATTAGCCGCCGCAATCGTGAGGATTGGATCATCGCCACAAAGTTCGGACATCATTTTCATGAGCGTTTCACTCGCACCGACGTATTTGGCGCCGAGGGAGTTGTTGCTCAACTGGATGCTTCGCTCAAAGCACTGCAAACGGATTACATTGACTTATATCAATTCCATTCGGGTCCGGATCAAGCCTTCGACAACGACGAGCTTTGGACGGTACTGGACAAGCAAATAGCTGTTGGGAAGATTCGTTTTCTCGGAACATCGATCGGCAGCAATGATAATCTGCATCAGACGGAGGCTTCATCGAAAGTGAACTCTCGCGTTATTCAGGTCGTTTATAATCGTCTGGATCGTGCACCAGAGGAGCGGGTATTTCCTTCTTGCGAGGAGCAGGGTCTTGGCGTGCTTGCGCGTGTGCCTCTAGCAAGCGGCTACCTGAGCGGCAAATATAGGCCAGGCGCGGTCTTTGGCGATAACGATGTACGCCACAGACATGATAAAGAGAGCACTCGGCTTAAGCTGCTCGAAGTGGAGCATATTCAGCGCGAGGAGGTTCCGCAGGGTGTAACGATGGCAAGCTGGGCACTTGCTTGGTGCTTAAAGCATCCTGCGGTTACCGCGGTTATTCCGGGCTGCAAGGACGCTGAGCAGGTTGAAGCTAATGCCAAAGCGGTGGAGCTCGTCTCTGAGCCGCATCCGCAGGATATAAATATTAAATAA